Genomic DNA from Salvia miltiorrhiza cultivar Shanhuang (shh) chromosome 1, IMPLAD_Smil_shh, whole genome shotgun sequence:
TCCACCAAAGGAGCGGGAGGTGACCCAcatcaccaaaaaaaaaaaaaaaaaaagaagcaagaGGACTGAAGGGAAGAGCAAGACAACTAGATTTTCGCATCTAAAAACTAACTCCTGAAGTCCCTTAAGTTCGGCTGCTTGGAGAAAGCCGAGACCCAACCCCACGTTCTTGTTTTGATTTCTGCCAGAACTCTTTCAGCCTTCCATTCTTCCTGCTGAAACTTGCAAACGTTTCTCCACTTCCACACACACCAGACAAAGCAGAGCCAGATAGTATTCAAGAAAGAAGTGTCCTCCTTTTCCCCCAAATTCCTGAAAGCCTCCAGATGATCCTTTGCTCTGCGTGGAAGTACCGAATGTTTACCAACCCATTTGAGGATTGCGTACCAGAGATTTGAGGTCAATTTACATGAGAAGAACACATGATCTGAGGTTTCGATCTCTTCCTTACAAAGAATGCAGGTGGCATCAGCATTGGAGTTTATCACTTTGCGTCTTTGAAGATTGTCGCATGTTGCCATCCTTCCCATCAATATTCTCCATGCTGTTGTTTTGGCCTTGAGCGGCACTTGTGCTTTCCAGACAGTTAAAAGTTCCACCTCTTGACCTCCGCAACTGTTAACACCGGCTGCCAAACTGAGCGCCTTGTACGCCGACTTGACCGTGAATTTTCCGTTCGGCTCCAAGCTCCATCTCCATCCGTCTGGTTTACCTGCCGAGACAACAACATTTAGTGAAACTCTGTTCACATTTCTCTCCTCCCAATTTAGATTtgaattttgttattattttgttATACAAATTGAATGTTCCTTCTTTGTccattaatttagaaaatctctttgtgaaattttaaaattatgattaGTTGACTCCATTGACTAAAATGTCTGGATCCGCTACTGATTAATTTCTATTATGAATTTTTTCACTTTAATATCAAAATGGCGATGATGGAAAGATTAGACATGCATGCAAACTTGCAGTATATCTGAATGAAAACAAATTGTTCATTGCTGCAACTTGCCTTAGGGCAAATTAAGCTATAGAGTAATATAAGTGTCTTTCTGAGGTGCCGCTTATAATGATATAcctagggctgtcgatcggttcgggttcgatTAATCGTACtcgaattttcggttatttgaaCCCGAAATTGGCATATTTGACTAATTGTTCCTGAATCGTTTTAGGTGTTCAGTTACCCAATAATCGcttcggttatttgggtatccgaaatacccatttaaaaaattaaacttcacaataattaaaattcaaaattcaaaattttaaaaattaaaaaatttaaactcaaaatttaaaaattaaaagttagCATTTCTGATTCTCTGTATATGCACATTGCAAGTACAAGCACTAGTTGCAAGTACAAGCACTAGTTCATCGAGCATGAACAGTGAACAAGGGTAGGTGTTGCAATTAATCCATATTACTTTAGATGCAACAAATTTATCTTTCATAATCACTATTCACTAATCACTATAACTAAACTACAAGGCGTACTTTACAATAATAGAGTACCATtcgaaacaaaataaaattcataacaaATTCGAAACAGAGTAAAATTCGAAAAAACTTATTGTGAGAGCCTACTGTAATTCTAACTCTGGAAGAGAGGGTGCATGAGTTGCCGGCGAACGGACGATGGTCTGAAAGGCGGCGGCTCGTAGGGGATCGACGAAGACTGGATTTTGGCGAGCAGACGCCGCAGGAGGTAGCGGCACCGGGGACTTGCGGCGGTGGACGGAGGGCGGTGGCGGACGACAGATGAGAGATAGAGAGGGTAGGGTTGGGCGGTGCAGTAGTTCAGCGGTTGGGGTATGGTTCGAAAATTGGCAAATTAGAAGTTAGGGCTTCAttataatttacaaattcataattatatatatatatatatatatatatatatatatatatatatagggagaggttcaagaaagaaccataaataaaagaagaccggagaaccattttcagtcattcgatcatcaagatctacggtggatgtatcatcttgttggatgaatgcagatcctgggttcgaatcctgaagggagcattttttttaaatttttttagtgcattaattttaacagcgaatgcattaatttttacagtggatgcattaaatttgatggttctcccgttctcacaaataatgtagttctctctagaaccacaccctatatatatatatatatatatatatatatatatatatatatatatatatataggggcgcgctccagtgagaccccctatttttcgtgtaacatgagtacaatgaataagacatataatactaatgaacaaaacgtatatctaatgaacaagatgcatatattgatgaaaaataaaatttaaaaattcgtaatgaataagacatatatactgatgaacaaggccatatatactgatgaacaatgcagtatatactgatgaataacaaaatttaaaatattctgctccctccaggattcgaaccctgcgaaaaaaaatcatcctccagatacaatatcagccataggattgataaaataaacgaacCATATCATGCCCTagatctcattaaaattagggggtctcattggagcggccccctatatatatatataatttattaaataattttcggttatttcggttaaccTGAAACCGtttcgggttaaccgatacctgaaatttttctaaaaataatactcgAAATTGAACCGATAACCAAAAAAATCGATTATTGGATACTCAAATTAAACTCGGGAATTTCGGTTCGATTAATGGGTTATCCAAAAACCTGAAAACCATTTAGACAGCCCAAGATATACCCATGCAAACAATTCCTAAACCTTTCAAATCTCAAGACACATcttcttctttaaaaaaaacaaattttatcACGGTGATATGGATGTGATGGATCTGGTGTTTTTAGAAAGAGACCTTGGGTGAACATCGTAGGATacttatataaattattctcaATTTGCTAGGGCTCATAGTTCGTAGCATCATATCGACATTATACGATAACATCAAATATGAATATGACCCGTTAAAAATATATTCGTAATAAACATGAATATAAATACAAACACAAAGGTGACCCAATGTTTTTTGGATTAATAACAAGAAACAATCCGACGACACGAACACAGACATGAAACAAAATTACAATGTTGTACGAACTCGACATGTATCAGACACGAAAACAATTGGACACAACATGAACTTATCGTATATTG
This window encodes:
- the LOC131009129 gene encoding uncharacterized protein LOC131009129, producing the protein MNNLFSFRYTASKPDGWRWSLEPNGKFTVKSAYKALSLAAGVNSCGGQEVELLTVWKAQVPLKAKTTAWRILMGRMATCDNLQRRKVINSNADATCILCKEEIETSDHVFFSCKLTSNLWYAILKWVGKHSVLPRRAKDHLEAFRNLGEKEDTSFLNTIWLCFVWCVWKWRNVCKFQQEEWKAERVLAEIKTRTWGWVSAFSKQPNLRDFRS